From a single Serratia surfactantfaciens genomic region:
- a CDS encoding aldehyde dehydrogenase family protein has translation MSDNTVAVLDSVSRFLDRQHGLYIDGQWRASAAEGRLAVYNPANGQQIATTADANEHDVALAVQSAHKAFSEGVWAQRLPVERERILLRFADLVEQHAEELAQLETLEQGKSINIARGLEVGNTLNWMRYTAGLATKITGQTLDVSIPIPPGAKYQVYTRKEPIGVVAGIVPWNFPLMIGMWKVMPALAAGCSIVIKPSETTPLTLLRMAELASEAGVPPGVFNVVTGRGTVCGKALTEHPLIAKVSFTGSTPVGKSIARAAADRLTRVTLELGGKNPAIVLKDADPQQVIEGLMLGSFLNQGQVCAASSRIYIEAPIYDQLVAGFEQAVKSLSVGPGMDAGAQINPLVSLAHRNKVAAYLDDARAKNAELIGGAAGPDANGFYIPPTLVINPDDRLNLTREEVFGPVVNLIRVASAEEALSKANDTDFGLTASLWTTSLQKAMALTPRIQAGTVWVNTHTLIDPNMPFGGFKQSGSGRDFGPDWLDAYTESKSVCIRY, from the coding sequence ATGTCTGACAATACCGTAGCCGTGCTGGATAGCGTATCGCGTTTTCTCGATCGTCAGCATGGGCTGTATATCGACGGCCAGTGGCGCGCGTCCGCCGCGGAAGGCCGCCTGGCGGTGTATAACCCCGCCAATGGCCAGCAGATCGCCACGACCGCCGACGCCAATGAACACGACGTCGCACTGGCGGTGCAGTCCGCCCATAAAGCCTTCAGCGAAGGCGTCTGGGCGCAGCGCCTGCCGGTAGAACGCGAGCGCATCCTGCTGCGCTTCGCCGATCTGGTGGAGCAGCATGCCGAAGAGCTGGCGCAGCTCGAAACCCTAGAACAGGGCAAATCGATCAACATCGCCCGCGGCTTAGAAGTCGGCAACACCCTGAATTGGATGCGTTACACCGCCGGGCTGGCGACCAAAATCACCGGCCAGACGCTGGACGTGTCCATTCCGATTCCGCCGGGCGCCAAATATCAGGTTTATACCCGCAAAGAGCCGATTGGCGTGGTCGCCGGCATCGTGCCCTGGAACTTCCCGCTGATGATCGGCATGTGGAAAGTGATGCCGGCGCTGGCGGCGGGCTGCTCCATCGTCATCAAACCGTCGGAAACCACCCCGCTCACCCTGCTGCGCATGGCCGAGCTGGCGAGCGAAGCCGGCGTGCCGCCGGGCGTGTTCAACGTGGTCACCGGCCGCGGCACCGTGTGCGGCAAGGCGCTGACCGAACATCCGCTGATCGCCAAAGTCAGCTTTACCGGTTCCACGCCGGTCGGCAAAAGCATTGCGCGCGCTGCGGCGGATCGCCTGACCCGCGTGACGCTGGAGTTGGGCGGCAAAAACCCGGCTATCGTACTGAAAGACGCCGATCCGCAGCAGGTGATCGAAGGCCTGATGCTCGGCAGCTTCCTCAACCAGGGGCAGGTGTGCGCCGCCAGCTCGCGGATTTATATCGAAGCGCCGATTTACGACCAGCTGGTAGCCGGTTTTGAACAGGCGGTGAAATCGCTGTCGGTCGGGCCGGGGATGGATGCCGGCGCGCAAATCAACCCGCTGGTGTCGCTTGCGCACCGCAACAAGGTGGCGGCCTACCTGGACGACGCCCGGGCGAAAAACGCCGAGCTCATCGGCGGCGCGGCCGGGCCGGACGCCAACGGCTTCTACATTCCGCCGACGCTGGTGATCAACCCGGACGATCGGTTGAACCTGACGCGCGAAGAAGTGTTTGGCCCGGTGGTCAACCTGATCCGGGTGGCGAGCGCCGAAGAGGCGCTGAGCAAGGCCAACGACACCGACTTCGGGCTGACCGCCAGCCTGTGGACCACCAGCCTGCAGAAAGCGATGGCGCTGACGCCGCGCATTCAGGCCGGCACCGTGTGGGTCAACACCCATACGCTGATCGATCCGAACATGCCGTTCGGCGGGTTTAAACAGTCGGGCAGCGGCCGCGATTTCGGCCCGGATTGGCTGGATGCCTACACCGAATCGAAATCGGTCTGCATCCGCTATTGA
- a CDS encoding acid phosphatase, translated as MKSLQKSALALCLFTASALAAFHAQAAEEAQPFTTAQQVDLTHILPPPPANDSAQTQRELREVLDMQQKRTPEMASQAKADAEENVWVYSNVIGPKFNAQALPAVSAFFDRIVATEAAVVDPAKDFWKRPRPHMLDSRIEPIVKRSSSGSWPSGHTTLGTLMGITLANMVPEKRAAIMTRAWQYGDNRVVAGIHYPSDIEMGRIAGSVISQQLSQQQDFQQQYRQARDELRQALDLPAAK; from the coding sequence ATGAAATCATTGCAAAAATCCGCTTTGGCGCTGTGCTTGTTTACCGCCAGCGCGCTGGCCGCGTTCCACGCGCAGGCGGCAGAGGAAGCCCAACCGTTCACCACCGCGCAGCAGGTGGATCTGACCCACATTCTGCCGCCGCCGCCGGCCAACGACTCGGCTCAGACCCAGCGCGAACTGCGGGAAGTGCTCGACATGCAACAGAAACGCACGCCGGAGATGGCCAGCCAGGCCAAAGCGGATGCGGAAGAGAACGTTTGGGTGTACAGCAACGTGATAGGGCCGAAGTTCAACGCCCAGGCGTTGCCGGCCGTGAGCGCCTTCTTCGATCGCATCGTCGCTACCGAAGCGGCGGTGGTCGATCCGGCGAAAGATTTCTGGAAGCGCCCGCGCCCGCATATGCTGGACAGCCGCATCGAGCCGATCGTCAAACGCTCCAGCTCCGGCTCCTGGCCTTCCGGCCACACCACGCTGGGCACGCTGATGGGCATTACCCTGGCCAACATGGTGCCGGAGAAGCGCGCCGCCATCATGACGCGCGCCTGGCAATACGGCGACAACCGGGTAGTGGCGGGCATTCACTACCCTTCCGATATCGAGATGGGCCGCATCGCCGGCAGCGTGATCAGCCAGCAGCTTTCACAGCAGCAGGATTTCCAGCAACAGTATCGGCAAGCGCGCGACGAGCTGCGTCAGGCGTTGGATTTGCCCGCGGCGAAATAG
- the leuE gene encoding leucine efflux protein LeuE has translation MLESFGVLNLWTYLAGVVFIIILPGPNTLYVLKTGVSRGVRAGYTAALGVFIGDAILIFCAYIGVASLIRTTPFLFTLVRFLGAIYLLFLGAKILYATFVQKAQAQQQQIEGGHSILRKSLTLSLTNPKAILFYVSFFVQFIDFNYAHTGLSFTILALILEAVSFIYMSTLIFSGAMLAHFFNHKKGLAKLGNGLIGLLFLGFATRLATLSS, from the coding sequence GTGTTAGAGAGTTTTGGCGTCCTGAATTTATGGACCTATTTGGCCGGGGTGGTCTTCATCATCATTCTGCCGGGGCCGAATACGCTGTACGTGCTGAAAACCGGCGTATCGCGCGGCGTGCGCGCCGGCTACACCGCTGCACTGGGCGTGTTTATCGGCGATGCGATCCTGATCTTCTGCGCCTATATCGGCGTGGCTTCGCTGATCCGCACCACGCCGTTCCTGTTTACCCTGGTGCGTTTTCTCGGCGCGATTTATCTGCTGTTCCTCGGCGCAAAAATCCTCTACGCCACCTTCGTGCAGAAGGCGCAGGCGCAACAGCAGCAAATTGAAGGCGGCCACAGCATTCTGCGCAAGTCGCTGACGCTGAGCCTGACCAACCCGAAAGCGATCCTGTTTTACGTGTCGTTCTTCGTGCAGTTCATCGACTTCAACTACGCACACACCGGGCTGTCGTTCACCATTCTGGCGCTGATCCTCGAAGCCGTCAGCTTTATCTACATGAGCACGCTGATCTTCTCCGGCGCGATGCTGGCGCATTTCTTCAATCACAAGAAAGGCCTGGCGAAGCTCGGCAATGGCCTGATCGGCCTGCTGTTCCTCGGTTTCGCCACCCGTCTGGCGACGCTGAGTTCGTAA
- a CDS encoding NAD(P)H-dependent oxidoreductase encodes MNVLIVLAHPEPHSFNAHLAEQARQAWLTQGHQVKTVDLYQEGFDPREGAGHYPSRKQADRFDAMQEQRHHWTIQALPAEIRRHIELLRWADTLVLQFPFWWFGAPAIIKGWMDRVFVYGGIYDSRHRHENGVMRGKRALLTVTAGASAQACAPDGRDGDMRLMLWPIMHALHYIGFSVLEPFLVYGVRGGLTDEALQAQNAALVQVTQAYRDGLNAFPAWPAVPFNRNEDFDADLALKPDAPVYSPFVRHRDPD; translated from the coding sequence ATGAACGTGCTGATTGTGCTGGCTCACCCCGAGCCGCATTCTTTCAATGCTCATTTGGCTGAACAGGCGCGGCAGGCCTGGCTGACGCAGGGGCACCAGGTGAAGACGGTCGATCTGTATCAGGAGGGGTTTGATCCGCGCGAGGGCGCCGGCCACTACCCCAGCAGAAAGCAGGCGGACAGATTTGATGCGATGCAGGAGCAGCGCCATCACTGGACGATCCAGGCGCTGCCGGCGGAGATCCGGCGACATATCGAGCTGCTGCGCTGGGCGGATACGCTGGTACTGCAGTTTCCTTTCTGGTGGTTCGGCGCGCCGGCCATCATCAAGGGCTGGATGGATCGGGTGTTCGTTTACGGCGGGATCTACGACAGCCGCCACCGCCATGAGAACGGCGTGATGCGCGGCAAGCGGGCGCTGCTGACCGTCACCGCCGGCGCTTCCGCTCAGGCCTGTGCGCCGGACGGGCGTGACGGCGATATGCGGCTGATGCTGTGGCCAATCATGCATGCGCTGCACTATATCGGCTTTAGCGTGCTGGAGCCGTTCCTGGTCTATGGCGTGCGCGGCGGGTTGACGGACGAGGCTCTGCAGGCGCAGAACGCCGCTTTGGTGCAGGTGACGCAGGCGTATCGGGACGGTTTGAACGCGTTTCCCGCCTGGCCGGCGGTGCCGTTCAACCGCAATGAGGATTTTGACGCCGATCTGGCGCTGAAACCCGATGCGCCGGTCTACAGCCCGTTCGTGCGGCACCGCGATCCGGATTAA
- a CDS encoding flavin reductase family protein, whose product MSHFRPVALEHASRLLNHGPTVLITSRSRDGAKRNVMAAAWSMPVEFSPPRIAIVVDKGAHSRQMIEESGAFGICVPAAMFIDATYAVGSVSGLDDDKFSRFHIAAAPSATLQVPLIEQGCVAWLECRLLPESGAQEKYDTCFGEVLSAAADERVFQQGRWHFTAANADLHTIHHLGAGNFVRSGETLRAKPL is encoded by the coding sequence ATGAGCCACTTTCGCCCTGTCGCCCTCGAACACGCCAGCCGCCTGCTGAACCACGGGCCGACGGTCTTGATCACCAGTCGCAGCCGCGACGGCGCCAAACGCAACGTGATGGCCGCCGCCTGGTCGATGCCGGTGGAGTTCAGCCCACCGCGCATCGCCATCGTGGTCGATAAAGGCGCACACAGTCGGCAGATGATCGAAGAGAGCGGCGCATTCGGTATTTGCGTGCCGGCGGCGATGTTCATCGACGCCACCTACGCGGTCGGCAGCGTGTCCGGGCTGGACGACGACAAGTTCTCCCGCTTCCACATCGCCGCAGCGCCGAGCGCCACGCTGCAGGTGCCGCTGATCGAACAGGGCTGCGTGGCGTGGCTGGAGTGTCGGTTGCTGCCGGAAAGCGGCGCGCAGGAAAAATACGACACCTGTTTCGGTGAGGTGCTGAGCGCGGCGGCGGACGAACGGGTATTCCAACAGGGGCGCTGGCACTTCACCGCCGCCAATGCGGATCTGCACACCATTCATCATCTGGGGGCGGGCAATTTCGTGCGCAGCGGCGAGACGCTGCGGGCCAAACCGCTTTAA
- a CDS encoding Exc2 family lipoprotein: MKRLKSAALLLPLLALSACTQHLSSAELHAKHYIYQTRDDFEPGFRTDVNGSIKNAVPMFEQFYQMGKKDRAAGVARSEAQKKADYLASPEFQQNMEHKTIFINRAYSGSDNPKRRQVLSQEAVGAYWDGYEGR, encoded by the coding sequence ATGAAAAGACTGAAAAGCGCGGCGCTGTTGCTGCCGCTGTTGGCGCTCAGCGCCTGCACCCAGCATCTCAGCAGCGCCGAGCTGCATGCCAAGCACTACATTTATCAAACCCGCGACGACTTCGAGCCGGGGTTCCGCACCGACGTGAACGGCAGCATTAAAAACGCCGTGCCGATGTTCGAACAATTCTACCAAATGGGGAAAAAGGATCGCGCGGCGGGCGTGGCGCGCAGTGAAGCGCAGAAAAAAGCCGACTATCTGGCCAGCCCGGAATTCCAGCAGAACATGGAACACAAAACCATCTTCATCAACCGCGCCTACAGCGGCTCCGACAATCCTAAACGCCGTCAGGTGCTCTCGCAGGAGGCGGTAGGCGCCTATTGGGACGGCTACGAAGGGCGCTGA
- a CDS encoding winged helix-turn-helix transcriptional regulator, translating into MAYPGDVYSSKCSARDALALISGKWVMLILPALAQRPMRNGELLRRIDGISQKVLTQTLRQLERNGLLERLDLSEKNQSHVEYRLSAVACSLVETLAALDKWAEYHFPELDAARERYDADRRRKAD; encoded by the coding sequence ATGGCTTATCCCGGCGACGTCTATTCGAGCAAGTGTTCCGCGCGCGATGCGCTGGCGCTGATTTCCGGCAAGTGGGTGATGCTGATCCTGCCTGCGCTGGCACAACGCCCGATGCGCAACGGCGAGCTGCTGCGCCGCATCGACGGCATTTCGCAGAAGGTGCTGACACAAACGCTGCGTCAATTGGAACGCAATGGGCTGCTCGAACGGCTGGATTTAAGTGAAAAGAATCAGTCGCATGTGGAATACCGGCTCAGCGCCGTCGCCTGCTCGCTGGTCGAGACGCTGGCGGCGCTGGATAAGTGGGCGGAATACCATTTCCCCGAGCTGGACGCCGCCCGCGAGCGCTATGATGCTGACCGCAGGCGCAAGGCCGATTAA
- a CDS encoding protein disulfide oxidoreductase DsbA: MLAKVKRSFAAAVVLMLALPAVQAADYRAGEQYTRLDKPVATAPAVVEFFSFYCGPCYQFAETYRVGSTVAQALPAGEKLTKYHVSLMGKLGNELTEAWAVATVLGVEDKIEGPMFEAVQKQRAVNGAEDIQRVFTAAGIDAATYENARHSLLVKGLIAKQNEAVKAFEVRGTPSFYVAGKYKIDNAGMASTSVEGYAKEYAAVVRYLLDKQP, encoded by the coding sequence ATGTTGGCAAAAGTTAAGCGTTCGTTCGCCGCCGCCGTCGTATTGATGTTGGCGTTACCCGCGGTTCAGGCCGCGGATTACCGTGCGGGCGAGCAATACACCCGGCTGGATAAGCCGGTGGCCACCGCGCCGGCGGTGGTGGAATTTTTCTCCTTCTACTGCGGCCCTTGCTATCAGTTCGCCGAAACCTATCGCGTAGGCAGCACTGTCGCGCAGGCGCTGCCCGCCGGCGAGAAGCTGACCAAATATCACGTCAGCCTGATGGGCAAACTGGGCAATGAGCTGACCGAGGCCTGGGCGGTGGCGACGGTGCTGGGCGTGGAAGACAAGATTGAAGGGCCGATGTTCGAAGCGGTGCAGAAACAGCGCGCCGTCAACGGCGCCGAGGATATTCAGCGGGTGTTCACGGCGGCCGGCATCGATGCCGCCACCTACGAAAACGCGCGCCACAGCCTGCTGGTCAAAGGATTGATCGCCAAGCAGAACGAAGCGGTGAAAGCGTTCGAGGTGCGCGGCACCCCGTCGTTCTACGTGGCAGGCAAATACAAGATAGACAATGCCGGCATGGCCAGCACCAGCGTTGAAGGCTACGCCAAAGAGTATGCGGCGGTGGTGCGTTACCTGTTGGACAAACAGCCGTAA
- a CDS encoding ABC transporter substrate-binding protein gives MTFLKHPIAGLALAGCGLLSAGGALAASDALVYCTVASPESFNPQLSSSGPTFIATSQVLYNRLVTLRESDKTPAPSLATEWSVSPDGKTYTFTLRQGVKFNSNKYFTPTRDFNAEDVVFTVMRQKDPANPYHKVSGGNYEYFTDMGLDKLITKVEAVDEHHVRFTLSQPNAAFVADWAMDFASILSAEYADAMLKKGTPEYVDNWPIGTGPFALQQYKQDSLIRYIANPHYWQGEVASKHLIFSITPDPQTRLAKLKTNECQIIPAPLPEQFAAIKADSNLQLHDITGLNVGYLAFNTQKKPFDNLLVRQALSYAVDKKAIVAAVFKDSGTPANSLLPPGMLGYNDKLPEYAYDPQKARELLKQAGLEQGFETDIWSMPVQRPYNPNSKRIAEMIQSDWAKVGVKAKIVTWEWGQYLAGLRKGEQQSALYGWVSDNGDPDNFATLLGCAGVQSGANVARWCDKDYDKLIQQAIQENQPQARAKLYQQAQVIFAKQAPWLPLATGKVFYATRSNLSGYVVDVNGSDFAKAKLN, from the coding sequence TTGACGTTTTTAAAACACCCTATCGCCGGATTGGCGCTGGCCGGCTGCGGCCTGTTGTCGGCGGGCGGCGCGCTGGCCGCTTCCGATGCGCTGGTGTACTGCACCGTCGCCTCGCCGGAATCGTTCAACCCACAGCTTTCCAGCTCCGGGCCGACCTTTATCGCCACCTCACAGGTGCTGTACAACCGGCTGGTAACGCTGCGTGAAAGCGATAAAACGCCCGCTCCTTCGCTGGCCACCGAGTGGAGTGTCAGCCCAGACGGCAAGACCTACACCTTCACCCTGCGCCAGGGGGTGAAATTCAACAGCAACAAATACTTCACCCCAACGCGCGACTTCAATGCCGAAGACGTGGTGTTCACCGTAATGCGGCAGAAGGATCCCGCTAACCCCTACCACAAGGTTTCCGGCGGCAACTATGAATACTTCACCGACATGGGGCTGGATAAACTGATCACCAAGGTGGAAGCGGTGGACGAGCATCACGTGCGCTTCACGCTGAGCCAGCCCAACGCCGCCTTCGTCGCCGATTGGGCGATGGATTTCGCCTCGATCCTGTCCGCCGAGTACGCCGACGCGATGTTGAAAAAGGGCACGCCGGAATACGTCGACAACTGGCCGATCGGCACCGGGCCGTTCGCGCTGCAGCAGTACAAGCAGGATTCGCTGATCCGCTACATCGCCAACCCGCACTACTGGCAGGGCGAAGTGGCCAGCAAGCACCTGATCTTCTCCATTACGCCGGATCCGCAAACCCGGCTGGCCAAGCTGAAAACCAACGAATGCCAGATCATCCCGGCACCGCTGCCGGAACAATTCGCCGCCATCAAGGCCGACAGTAACCTGCAGCTGCACGATATTACCGGGCTGAACGTCGGCTATCTGGCGTTCAACACCCAGAAAAAACCGTTCGACAACCTGCTGGTGCGCCAGGCGCTGAGCTACGCGGTAGACAAGAAAGCGATCGTCGCCGCCGTGTTCAAAGACAGCGGCACCCCGGCCAATTCGCTGCTGCCGCCGGGCATGCTGGGCTACAACGATAAACTGCCGGAGTACGCCTACGATCCGCAGAAGGCGCGCGAACTGCTGAAGCAGGCCGGGCTGGAGCAGGGCTTTGAGACCGACATCTGGTCGATGCCGGTACAGCGCCCCTACAACCCGAACTCGAAGCGCATCGCCGAGATGATTCAGAGCGACTGGGCGAAGGTGGGCGTGAAGGCCAAGATCGTCACCTGGGAGTGGGGCCAGTATCTGGCCGGGCTGCGCAAAGGTGAACAGCAGAGCGCGCTTTACGGTTGGGTGTCGGACAACGGCGATCCGGATAACTTCGCCACCCTGCTCGGCTGCGCCGGCGTGCAGAGCGGCGCCAACGTGGCGCGCTGGTGCGATAAGGATTACGACAAACTGATCCAGCAGGCGATCCAGGAAAACCAGCCGCAGGCGCGCGCCAAGCTGTATCAACAGGCGCAGGTGATCTTCGCCAAACAGGCGCCGTGGCTGCCGTTGGCCACCGGCAAGGTGTTCTACGCCACCCGCAGCAACCTGAGCGGCTATGTGGTGGACGTGAACGGCAGCGATTTCGCCAAGGCCAAATTAAACTGA
- the feaR gene encoding transcriptional regulator FeaR, translating to MTALATLRDAGFEEWLGKINTACGRFCAKTLGPGFSGAMQEFRAHALRLSVVDVSQARLYRTPREIARSDGAHFFTVFQLRGSALMEQGDRQTVLSPGDMTLIDASQPSSFTFQRDSRQISLLLPRGCLPLPPPCARRLGAELSAVRLSRQLVLSSMQDPLLAAAESEAVLNALAALLRPALALEQARPEGPPSVFDKALALIDRHIQSAQLRPEWVAAELGVSLRSLYRLFARQGLVVAQYIRNRRLDLCAQALRSAAGQEKLAGIGLDWGFTDHSHFSTAFKQRFGMSPSEYRRQYQ from the coding sequence ATGACGGCATTGGCAACGCTCCGGGACGCCGGCTTCGAAGAGTGGCTGGGGAAAATCAACACCGCCTGCGGCAGGTTCTGCGCGAAAACGCTGGGGCCGGGCTTCAGCGGAGCGATGCAGGAATTCCGCGCCCATGCGCTGCGTCTGAGCGTGGTCGATGTGTCCCAGGCCCGGCTGTACCGCACGCCGCGCGAGATCGCCCGCAGCGACGGCGCGCACTTTTTTACCGTTTTCCAGCTGCGCGGCAGTGCGTTGATGGAGCAGGGCGACCGCCAGACGGTGCTCTCTCCCGGCGATATGACGCTGATTGACGCCTCACAGCCCAGCAGTTTCACCTTCCAGCGCGATTCGCGCCAAATTTCTCTGCTGTTGCCGCGCGGCTGCCTGCCGTTGCCGCCGCCGTGCGCGCGGCGTCTGGGGGCGGAGCTCAGCGCGGTGCGTCTCAGCCGCCAACTGGTGCTGAGCAGCATGCAGGATCCGCTGCTCGCCGCGGCGGAAAGCGAGGCGGTGCTGAATGCATTGGCGGCGCTGCTGCGTCCGGCGCTGGCGCTCGAACAGGCGCGGCCGGAGGGGCCTCCGTCGGTTTTCGACAAGGCGTTGGCATTGATCGACAGGCATATCCAGTCGGCGCAGCTGCGCCCGGAATGGGTGGCGGCCGAGTTGGGAGTCTCGTTGCGCAGCCTGTATCGGCTGTTCGCCCGACAGGGGCTGGTGGTGGCGCAGTACATCAGGAACCGCCGGCTGGATCTGTGTGCGCAGGCGCTGCGCAGCGCCGCCGGTCAGGAGAAGTTGGCTGGCATCGGCCTCGACTGGGGCTTCACCGATCACAGCCATTTCTCGACCGCTTTCAAGCAGCGCTTTGGCATGTCGCCGAGCGAATACCGCCGGCAATATCAATAA
- the cybB gene encoding cytochrome b561, producing the protein MPWQIRLHWLVAILLVITCAAIELRGFAEPGSAPWYVLVVTHFSCGVTVFALMIARLFLRWRHATPAITPKPPKWQTGLAHLTHTLIYLLLLTLPVLGVYSRYLGGKEWYLFGLPMPFAEVADRPQARMIIGWHKTLASFGYWLIGLHAAAALFHHYIVKDNALVRMLPLMKKR; encoded by the coding sequence ATGCCGTGGCAAATCCGCCTGCACTGGCTGGTGGCGATCCTGCTGGTCATCACCTGCGCCGCCATCGAGCTGCGGGGCTTTGCCGAGCCGGGCAGCGCGCCGTGGTACGTGCTGGTCGTCACCCACTTCAGCTGCGGCGTGACGGTGTTTGCGCTGATGATCGCCCGCCTGTTCCTGCGCTGGCGTCACGCCACTCCCGCTATCACGCCCAAGCCGCCGAAGTGGCAAACCGGCCTGGCGCATCTGACGCATACCCTGATTTACCTGCTGCTGTTGACGCTACCGGTGCTGGGAGTGTATTCGCGCTATCTGGGTGGCAAGGAGTGGTACCTGTTCGGCCTGCCGATGCCGTTCGCCGAGGTGGCCGATCGGCCGCAGGCGCGGATGATTATCGGCTGGCACAAAACGCTGGCGTCATTCGGCTACTGGCTGATCGGCCTGCATGCCGCCGCCGCGCTGTTCCACCACTACATCGTCAAGGACAATGCGCTGGTGCGCATGCTGCCGTTGATGAAAAAGCGCTGA